The following coding sequences lie in one Porphyromonas asaccharolytica DSM 20707 genomic window:
- the recJ gene encoding single-stranded-DNA-specific exonuclease RecJ: MTNEWQYTPFTREEEVGGSQLAHALRIPAVAGRLLYRRGIRTEADAQRFFHPSLEDLHDPFLMQDMDLAVKRLNKALGRKEHIMIYGDYDVDGTTAVSLIYKYLRSAGCSEHLLSYYIPGRDDEGYGVSYRGVDHAHEIGATLIIVVDCGIKAINEIAYAKTLGIDFIICDHHHPDDQLPDAAAVLDPKRPDCHYPFEELCGCGVAFKFMQAFGMNNGFPSASLFKLLDLVAVSIAADLVSVMDENRILAHYGLRQLNRNPSMGLKGIIKTCGLEGRKITMSDIIYKIGPRINASGRMMNGREAVDLLLSNDAKTTARMSELIDEYNVRRRELDRSTTDEAMQLLQVNPELAHQPIVVLYQPDWHKGVIGIVASRVAEYTNRPTIVLTGTSDRIVGSARSVGGIDIYSIIEEARDLLLNFGGHTYAAGLTLLPDKLPDFRAYIQGVNAVTTSDRAQSTPIEIDAEIELREVTQRLYTTIQRFAPYGPDNYPPLFVTQQLYDGGASRAVGRNSEHFKVDAIPTLGSKKHCPGIAFNQAPAFRFMKKSSAGRAIAPFALVYQIDENHFNGIVSLQLLIKDVKPQRPGEDLFASQR, from the coding sequence ATGACGAACGAATGGCAATACACTCCCTTCACCCGAGAGGAGGAGGTGGGTGGCTCTCAACTGGCGCATGCCTTGAGAATACCCGCTGTGGCGGGACGCCTACTCTATCGTCGCGGTATACGTACAGAAGCAGATGCACAGCGATTCTTTCACCCATCGCTAGAGGATCTGCACGACCCCTTTCTGATGCAAGATATGGATCTGGCGGTCAAGCGTCTCAACAAGGCGCTAGGACGCAAGGAGCATATCATGATATACGGCGACTACGATGTAGATGGCACTACAGCAGTATCACTAATCTATAAGTACCTCCGCTCGGCGGGGTGCAGCGAGCACCTGCTGAGCTACTATATCCCAGGACGGGACGATGAGGGCTACGGCGTATCCTATCGGGGCGTGGATCATGCCCATGAGATAGGCGCGACGCTGATCATCGTGGTGGATTGTGGCATCAAGGCTATCAACGAGATAGCCTATGCTAAGACGTTGGGGATAGACTTTATCATCTGCGATCACCACCACCCTGACGACCAGCTGCCCGATGCCGCGGCCGTCCTAGACCCTAAGCGACCAGACTGTCACTACCCCTTTGAGGAGCTCTGTGGGTGTGGCGTCGCGTTTAAGTTTATGCAGGCCTTTGGGATGAATAATGGGTTCCCCTCGGCTTCGCTCTTTAAGCTCCTAGACCTGGTCGCTGTGAGTATTGCAGCTGATCTGGTCTCTGTGATGGATGAAAATAGAATCTTGGCGCACTATGGACTCCGTCAGCTCAATCGCAATCCCTCGATGGGGCTCAAGGGGATCATCAAGACTTGTGGTCTCGAAGGGCGTAAGATCACGATGTCCGACATCATCTACAAGATCGGGCCGAGGATCAACGCCTCGGGACGTATGATGAATGGCCGCGAGGCGGTCGATCTGCTCCTGAGCAATGATGCTAAGACGACAGCCCGCATGAGCGAGCTGATCGATGAGTACAACGTGCGTCGTCGCGAGCTAGACCGCTCTACGACCGACGAGGCTATGCAGCTCCTACAAGTCAATCCTGAGCTGGCACATCAGCCCATCGTAGTCCTCTACCAGCCTGACTGGCACAAGGGGGTCATAGGAATCGTTGCCTCTCGTGTGGCGGAGTATACCAATAGACCGACGATCGTGCTGACTGGCACGAGCGACCGGATCGTGGGCTCGGCGCGAAGTGTCGGCGGGATAGACATCTACAGCATCATCGAGGAGGCTAGAGATCTGCTCCTAAACTTCGGTGGGCACACCTATGCTGCTGGGTTGACACTCTTGCCGGACAAGCTACCCGACTTCCGCGCTTACATACAGGGAGTCAATGCCGTGACAACTAGTGATCGAGCACAGTCCACACCGATAGAGATCGATGCCGAGATAGAGCTTCGTGAGGTGACGCAGAGACTCTACACGACGATACAGCGCTTTGCTCCGTATGGACCGGACAACTACCCGCCGCTCTTTGTGACACAGCAACTCTATGACGGAGGGGCTAGCAGAGCTGTGGGACGCAATAGCGAGCACTTTAAGGTAGACGCTATACCTACACTGGGATCCAAGAAGCATTGCCCAGGGATAGCCTTCAACCAAGCACCCGCCTTCCGCTTTATGAAGAAGTCTTCGGCAGGAAGAGCAATTGCACCCTTTGCCCTTGTCTACCAAATAGATGAGAACCACTTTAACGGAATTGTCTCCCTACAGTTACTGATCAAGGATGTCAAGCCACAACGACCTGGAGAGGACCTCTTTGCCTCCCAGCGATGA
- the ispE gene encoding 4-(cytidine 5'-diphospho)-2-C-methyl-D-erythritol kinase — MILHPHAKINLGLRILRRRPDGYHDIESCMLPIGWADQLTVEIAAEATKESYDSYEIAGLAGELPIERNLIYKAVQLLRAQHPEIPPLQLKLEKQIPTEAGLGGGSADAAYTLLAINDLCRLGLSTAELETLAGELGSDCPFFIQSRSVLVTGRGEVLTPLTMPSALLGKWLLVVKPSIGMSTAEAYRQVTRHPEAEGKLAALLEQPIAQWRELIINDFESVVFAHYPELAALRDTLYHHGALYAAMSGSGTALYGIFADNPLSSVSSSPLATHLADLPVWLERLS; from the coding sequence ATGATCCTACACCCACACGCTAAGATTAACCTCGGGCTGCGCATCCTGCGTCGTCGCCCCGACGGCTACCACGACATCGAGAGCTGTATGCTCCCCATTGGCTGGGCAGACCAGCTCACGGTAGAGATAGCTGCAGAAGCTACGAAGGAGTCGTACGACTCGTACGAAATCGCCGGTCTAGCGGGAGAACTGCCCATCGAGCGCAATCTGATCTACAAAGCGGTGCAGCTACTCAGAGCGCAACACCCAGAGATACCTCCGCTACAGCTCAAGCTCGAGAAGCAGATCCCGACAGAAGCTGGTCTCGGTGGTGGCTCGGCCGATGCCGCCTACACGCTCCTAGCGATCAACGACCTGTGTCGCTTAGGGCTCTCCACGGCAGAGCTAGAGACGTTGGCTGGAGAGCTCGGCAGCGACTGCCCCTTCTTCATTCAGTCCCGCTCCGTGCTGGTCACAGGTCGTGGCGAGGTACTCACGCCGCTCACGATGCCGTCCGCACTCCTCGGCAAATGGCTCCTCGTCGTCAAGCCTTCCATCGGCATGAGTACCGCCGAAGCGTACCGACAGGTGACACGCCACCCCGAGGCGGAGGGCAAGCTTGCAGCACTACTGGAGCAACCGATAGCGCAGTGGCGAGAGCTGATCATCAACGACTTCGAGTCCGTCGTCTTCGCGCACTATCCTGAGCTAGCCGCTCTGCGAGACACGCTCTACCACCACGGAGCCCTCTACGCCGCCATGTCCGGCTCAGGGACAGCACTCTACGGTATCTTCGCCGACAATCCCCTCTCCTCCGTCTCCTCCTCCCCGCTCGCTACCCACCTCGCCGACCTCCCCGTCTGGCTCGAGCGCCTCTCCTAG
- a CDS encoding RecQ family ATP-dependent DNA helicase, translating to MPPSDEAAGNSSGRSEAVDWDLLLEEQADLWSDAATDPRTETEREQLGEEPPQQATDRPETPQTASADDEQTPLEVLHRYWGYPAFRLKQAEIIDSVLAGRDTLGLLPTGGGKSITFQVPTMLHDGLTLVVTPLIALMKDQVDGLNKRGMSAVAIHSGMEYKEIHRALDNCLYGGCKFLYLSPERLSSPLFLACLPELPIQLIVVDECHCISQWGYDFRPSYLKIAEIRRYYPTVPLLALTATATPEVVADVMARLSFREPHVISSSFARDNLQYIVRPTTDKATELLHILSSTTGSAIVYCRNRKKTQELAEMLQETGVSAHYYHAGLTHAEREIKQNAWMAGEVRVMVCTNAFGMGIDKPDVRLVVHWSMPIALEEYFQEAGRAGRDGLRAFAVVLYERRDRGMLQQRVQNEFPDKAYIRDIYDTLYSYLGIGLGEGMERSYEIDLEAFVRTEHLHPTRSLSALHILELAGAWELLLDEARSRLIVEVSREELYYIRGLSAQDDKVLRAVLRNYSGLFADYVFIDERTLSIQTHLTGEEVYDSLVRMSQREIIHYIPRKRLPRILFYTRRERKHHFLIPPEVYELRKEAMTKRLAATIAYLDGQQGCRQAMLLHYFGEELAEPCGRCDLCLARKARSQRSEEALETRLKTFLEQLEAPSLTLQTLAKRLGIKQKALLPILQQLLETDDRYRTDGVHLYKNK from the coding sequence TTGCCTCCCAGCGATGAGGCAGCAGGCAACTCCTCTGGGCGTAGCGAAGCTGTCGACTGGGACTTGCTCCTCGAGGAGCAGGCTGACTTGTGGAGTGATGCTGCGACCGATCCGAGAACGGAGACCGAGCGTGAGCAACTAGGTGAGGAGCCCCCTCAGCAGGCGACCGACAGACCAGAGACGCCGCAGACCGCCTCTGCGGACGACGAGCAGACCCCGCTAGAGGTACTCCATCGCTATTGGGGCTACCCCGCTTTTCGTCTCAAGCAGGCGGAGATCATCGACAGCGTCTTGGCGGGGCGAGACACGCTCGGGCTGCTACCTACGGGTGGGGGTAAGAGTATTACCTTTCAGGTACCGACGATGCTCCACGACGGGCTGACGCTCGTTGTCACGCCGCTCATTGCTCTCATGAAGGATCAGGTAGATGGCCTCAACAAGCGGGGTATGTCTGCCGTGGCTATTCACTCAGGCATGGAGTACAAGGAGATCCATCGTGCCTTGGACAATTGTCTGTATGGTGGGTGCAAATTTCTTTACCTTTCCCCTGAGCGACTGAGCTCACCACTCTTTCTCGCCTGTCTACCCGAACTACCGATACAGTTGATCGTGGTGGACGAGTGTCACTGTATCTCGCAGTGGGGTTACGACTTCCGCCCTAGCTATCTGAAGATTGCAGAGATACGTCGCTACTACCCTACTGTGCCCCTGCTAGCACTCACAGCGACCGCCACGCCTGAGGTGGTCGCCGATGTGATGGCTCGTCTGAGCTTTCGTGAGCCGCATGTCATCAGTAGTTCTTTCGCACGGGACAACCTGCAGTATATCGTACGTCCTACGACAGACAAGGCGACGGAGCTCCTCCATATCCTCTCCTCGACGACTGGTAGCGCGATCGTCTACTGTCGCAATCGCAAGAAGACGCAAGAGCTGGCTGAGATGCTACAGGAGACGGGCGTATCGGCACACTACTACCATGCGGGGCTGACGCATGCCGAGCGAGAGATCAAGCAAAACGCTTGGATGGCAGGAGAGGTGCGTGTGATGGTTTGCACAAATGCTTTCGGCATGGGCATCGACAAGCCCGATGTGCGTCTCGTGGTGCACTGGAGTATGCCCATAGCTCTAGAGGAATACTTCCAAGAGGCGGGGCGTGCGGGGCGTGACGGGCTGCGCGCTTTTGCCGTGGTGCTATATGAGCGCCGAGATCGTGGTATGCTCCAGCAGCGGGTGCAAAACGAATTTCCCGACAAAGCATACATTCGAGACATCTACGATACCCTCTACAGCTACCTAGGGATAGGTCTCGGCGAGGGCATGGAGCGCAGCTATGAGATAGATCTAGAGGCGTTTGTACGCACGGAGCATCTGCACCCGACACGTAGCTTGAGTGCCTTGCATATCCTCGAGCTGGCGGGTGCCTGGGAGCTGCTCCTCGATGAGGCACGCTCACGACTGATCGTAGAGGTCTCTAGAGAGGAGCTATACTACATCCGAGGCTTGTCCGCCCAAGATGACAAAGTGCTACGAGCTGTCTTGAGAAACTACTCGGGACTCTTTGCCGATTACGTCTTCATCGACGAGCGTACCCTCTCCATACAGACGCACCTGACGGGAGAAGAGGTCTACGACAGCCTAGTCAGGATGAGCCAGCGAGAGATCATTCACTATATCCCGCGAAAGCGTTTGCCCCGTATCCTCTTCTACACACGGCGGGAGCGCAAGCATCACTTTCTCATCCCCCCAGAGGTGTACGAGCTGCGCAAAGAGGCTATGACCAAGCGGCTCGCCGCCACGATCGCATACCTAGATGGTCAGCAGGGATGCCGACAGGCGATGCTCCTGCACTACTTCGGTGAGGAGCTGGCTGAGCCGTGCGGACGCTGTGACCTTTGTCTAGCTCGTAAGGCGCGCTCCCAGCGTAGTGAGGAGGCTCTAGAGACGCGACTCAAGACTTTTCTAGAGCAATTGGAGGCGCCTTCGCTTACCTTGCAGACTTTGGCTAAGAGGCTCGGGATTAAGCAGAAAGCTTTGCTCCCGATCCTGCAGCAGCTCCTCGAGACAGACGACCGCTACCGCACCGACGGGGTACACCTATATAAGAATAAGTAA
- a CDS encoding DEAD/DEAH box helicase family protein encodes MFYELIKEASDAWWAQPDCPCQPFLQYILERGKLRDAQIEAIRHYLYLKVVHDSKPLYQIFTEHTFGTLTDEDISQSGCYSLYREENIPLHNLAYYAKVLSSKEEALPQQFKQILAKHHQEIDASQALRNIFYGIDYADYLFSLPMGAGKTFLMACFIYIDLYFSHIEPENGAFAQNFLILIPSGLKSSIMPSLKSIQEFDPSWILPPEVAQQIAREVKFEVLDESRSASKSNRTKNQNAQKINAHAPLNTLRGLVAITNAEKLIDRLDKLDKLGEKDPSLLTPEDIAQIRNDNELRQIIAQIPHLSLLIDEVHHASDSEIKLRQIVTHWAAEGQITTVLGFSGTPYLSRAEEITIYQSESVKLKTISNIVYHFPLIEGVGNFLKSPQIKYADQGGEEIIRQGVQEFIKLYRDTTYSDGTSAKLAIYCGKIDTLETEVCPLVSELVTAAGWSPAKTILKYHRGNKNYPQPDDAEYQFSSLDTPMSSYRIILLVQIGKEGWDCRSLTSVILPHRGACPRNMVLQTSCRCLREVTDATIETALVWMNRDNAKTLNSQLKEQQRTDIDQLNKRRPNSRFIERYRYSRLKETQLTDPIRYYQLRIKYQLEVICEELHTQDRLESNEIQIPSDKTLITVQSITGAIIDKGSTLASLQTGETTLPITFRAWIGKIQKESFGTLTYSDLIAYEESLRSLFHKITIQQEGEGTYLSPRYDQQAIRSEVRKAFIPQRTLQSSEEVVPETAHLLRVEHLSSPITVPDTARYYPTVEEVDSIIAFDRGEQRKTLSKGVRAAIEALKANKAPQSLIDNLQNSPDSLETPHNLGATHSYHYLPYHFDSQLEEDIFKDTLLPMAQRHQLEVYFNGDDLLTEFAINCYTKRSTTGEPTGGAWRYIGRYYPDFLMIQRDEAKAICKILIIETKGAGFASLFQDKQAFVTDYFLQLNNKALSDTTDSYEMDFLYLEEQRDREQMDILVEQKIKEFFRS; translated from the coding sequence ATGTTTTACGAATTAATCAAAGAGGCCAGCGATGCGTGGTGGGCACAGCCCGACTGTCCTTGTCAGCCATTTCTACAGTACATCTTGGAGCGGGGCAAGCTACGTGATGCGCAGATAGAGGCTATACGCCACTACCTTTATCTCAAAGTGGTACATGACAGTAAGCCTCTATATCAGATATTTACCGAGCACACCTTCGGCACCCTCACCGACGAAGATATCAGTCAGAGTGGTTGCTACTCACTCTATAGAGAGGAAAATATCCCGCTACACAATCTCGCCTACTATGCCAAGGTGCTTAGCTCAAAGGAAGAAGCTCTCCCACAGCAGTTCAAACAGATCTTAGCAAAGCATCACCAAGAGATAGACGCCTCGCAGGCACTCCGCAACATCTTTTATGGTATTGACTACGCCGACTATCTCTTTAGTTTACCAATGGGAGCGGGCAAAACCTTCCTGATGGCCTGCTTTATCTACATAGACCTATACTTCTCGCATATAGAGCCAGAGAATGGAGCCTTCGCTCAGAACTTTCTCATCCTTATACCCTCTGGTCTCAAGTCCTCCATTATGCCTAGTCTCAAGAGCATACAGGAGTTTGACCCATCATGGATACTACCGCCTGAGGTAGCGCAGCAGATAGCACGAGAGGTCAAGTTTGAGGTGCTAGACGAGAGTCGCTCTGCAAGCAAAAGCAATCGCACTAAAAACCAAAACGCTCAGAAGATCAATGCCCACGCACCACTCAATACTCTCCGTGGACTCGTTGCTATCACCAATGCGGAGAAGCTTATCGACAGACTAGATAAGCTAGACAAGCTAGGAGAGAAAGACCCTAGTCTTTTGACTCCAGAAGATATTGCACAAATACGCAACGACAATGAGTTACGCCAGATCATCGCTCAGATACCACACCTATCACTCCTCATTGATGAGGTTCACCACGCCTCTGATAGCGAGATCAAGCTCCGACAGATCGTCACCCACTGGGCCGCCGAGGGGCAGATAACTACCGTTCTTGGGTTTTCGGGGACCCCCTATCTGAGTCGAGCCGAGGAGATCACCATCTATCAGTCTGAGTCTGTCAAGCTCAAGACGATCTCCAATATTGTCTACCACTTTCCCCTGATTGAGGGAGTAGGCAACTTCCTCAAGTCACCTCAGATCAAGTATGCCGACCAGGGAGGAGAGGAGATCATACGACAGGGGGTGCAAGAGTTTATAAAGCTGTACCGAGACACCACATATAGTGATGGTACCTCTGCCAAGCTAGCCATCTATTGTGGCAAGATCGATACGCTCGAAACCGAAGTATGCCCTCTCGTCTCTGAGCTGGTTACTGCCGCTGGTTGGAGTCCAGCAAAGACAATCCTCAAGTACCACAGAGGAAATAAGAACTATCCACAGCCCGATGATGCCGAGTATCAGTTTAGCTCCCTAGACACTCCTATGTCTTCATATAGGATCATACTCCTCGTACAGATCGGCAAGGAGGGATGGGACTGTCGCAGCCTCACCTCTGTCATCTTACCACATCGAGGAGCGTGTCCTCGCAATATGGTGCTACAGACCAGCTGTCGCTGTCTCCGAGAGGTAACCGATGCTACAATCGAGACTGCTCTCGTCTGGATGAATCGTGATAATGCTAAGACCCTTAACTCACAGCTCAAAGAGCAGCAACGCACCGACATAGACCAGCTCAACAAGCGACGCCCTAACTCTCGATTCATCGAACGTTATCGATACAGTCGTCTCAAGGAGACTCAGCTCACGGACCCTATCCGATACTATCAGCTACGCATCAAGTATCAGCTAGAGGTGATCTGTGAGGAGCTACACACTCAGGATCGACTAGAGTCTAATGAGATACAGATCCCGAGCGACAAGACACTCATCACCGTACAGAGTATCACGGGAGCGATCATAGACAAGGGCTCCACCCTCGCTTCGCTACAGACTGGTGAGACGACACTACCCATCACCTTCAGAGCTTGGATAGGGAAGATACAGAAGGAGAGCTTTGGCACCCTTACTTATAGCGATCTAATAGCGTATGAGGAGTCGCTGCGTAGTCTCTTTCACAAGATTACGATACAGCAAGAGGGCGAAGGCACTTATCTCTCGCCACGCTATGACCAGCAGGCGATAAGAAGCGAGGTGCGCAAAGCTTTTATTCCGCAGCGCACGCTCCAAAGCTCCGAAGAGGTGGTCCCCGAGACAGCACACCTACTACGTGTAGAGCATCTCTCTTCACCTATCACAGTACCTGATACAGCTAGGTACTACCCCACAGTCGAAGAGGTAGACTCCATCATCGCCTTCGACAGAGGAGAGCAACGTAAGACCCTCAGCAAAGGGGTGCGAGCTGCCATTGAGGCGCTCAAGGCAAACAAAGCGCCACAGAGCTTGATCGATAATCTTCAGAATAGCCCCGACAGCCTGGAGACACCACACAACCTAGGTGCTACCCATAGCTACCACTACCTGCCGTACCACTTTGACAGCCAACTAGAGGAAGACATATTCAAAGATACGCTCCTCCCGATGGCGCAGCGACATCAACTAGAGGTCTACTTCAATGGTGACGACCTACTGACCGAGTTTGCTATCAACTGCTACACCAAGCGCAGCACCACAGGAGAGCCGACGGGTGGTGCATGGCGGTACATCGGTCGCTACTACCCCGACTTTCTCATGATACAGCGTGACGAGGCAAAAGCAATCTGCAAGATCCTCATCATCGAGACCAAGGGTGCTGGCTTCGCGTCACTCTTTCAGGACAAGCAAGCATTTGTCACCGACTACTTCCTACAGCTCAACAACAAGGCGCTCAGCGATACAACAGACTCCTATGAGATGGACTTCCTATACCTTGAGGAGCAGAGAGACCGAGAGCAGATGGATATCCTCGTGGAGCAGAAGATAAAAGAGTTCTTCCGATCGTAG